AAAGCAAGGTCATTCCGTTAAAACCTTACAAGAAGTATTATTACGCAGTAGTGGCCGTAGCTGCAATATTAGTAGTTGCCTTGGCTTTAAATTTGAATTTAAACAAAACAAACGAAATTGGTTTTGATGATTTGGCGCAATCAGACATCGAAAACTATTTTGACCAAAATGAATTAGATCTTACCAGCTATGAAATAGCAGAGGTAATGCCCATAAGTGAGCTTGAAATGACAGATATGTTCGAGAGTAATTTTAGCGACGAAAACGTGCTTGATTATCTAAATGAGAACACAGATTATTTTGACGAATTAAATCTTGAAAACAATGAATAGATTAAAAAAAATAATAGTAACCATGGTACTTTTATTAGTCTCTGCGCAGTTTTATGCTCAGAAATCCCATGATTACGACAAAATAAAGTCCCTTAAAATCGCTTATCTAACAGAACGCTTAAACTTGAGTAGCAAAGAAGCGCAGGCTTTTTGGCCTATCTATAATGAATACGAAGATAAACGTGGAGCTCTTAGAGAGAAAGAACACAACCAGATTCGTAACAAGGTAAAAGAATCTGAAAAACTTTCAGAAAAAGAAGCGCATTCTATCATAGAGCTATTTCTTGAATTTGAACAGCAAGAGGAAGATATTAGAAAGGACTTCATCAAAAAAGCTTCAGGAGTTATTACAGCTAAGAAAACACTTTTACTCTTACGTTCAGAAGAAGAATTTAAACGCCAGCTCATTAGAAAATATCATCAAAAGCAGCGCGGCCAAAGCGATAAAAACATGCCTTAAAACATGTTAACTTTACTTAAAGGTCAGTTTGGCCATTCTATTTTTCCCGGCGGCATAGGCCACATTTTCATCCTGAAAACGAATTGTATAAAAGGATTCATCGGACAGTTGTTTCCAAGTAGTTCCTCTATCGTTTGAATAAGAGACACCTGTAAACCCAATGGCTACAAGACCTTTGCCATCGGATCCGGGAACAAATTGAACACAACTTTTGTATTGCGGATTTTGACCATCGGCTACTAGCTGCCAAGTTTTTCCTCCATCAGTTGTTATGGCCTTATTAGCCGTATTGATTTCTGGTTTTGTGAAATCACCTCCAATAACAAAACCTATATTTTCGTCATAAAAATCGATTGAAAAAATGCCCTGGGTCTCTACATCACAGCTCACCGGAGTGTTTTGAATTTCCCATGTTTTTCCTTTATCACCCGAAAAATAAACTCGACTTTTAGTTGTCCCTATCCAAGTTTTGTCACCCAGCACTTTAATATTCGTATTGCTAGCCGCAAAAGCCCCTTCTCCCCTTACACTCCTCGGAAGTTGTTCGCACGGCAATTTACTCCATGTATTTCCCCCGTCCCTGGTTATCAGAATACTTAAGCAACCGTTCATTGCATCTCCAACCACAATACCCTCAGAATCGTTCCAAAAAGTCATAGCGTCATAAAAAACACTATCGTCTTCCTCGGTATATACCAATTCCATCTGTCCGTTTTCACCTGTTTTATATAACAATGCCGGATTTGCAATAGATATCATAAAAAAATCCGTCGAAGTATGGGCAATAGCTCGAAACTCCGGAGTAATAGAATCATATTTTTGTATACTTTCCCTAACCTTACCCGTAGCTAGATCCACATTTCCAAATATACCGTTACTGCCAGCATACCCTAAACTGTTTCCCATAATCTCTATCGCACGGATACTTACGGAATCTTCATAAATGGTTTCAATTTCAACGGAAGTAAATGGTTGATTTTTTTGCTTTTCAGCACAAGAAATAAAAAGAATGGCAGTCAAAAGAGGGAATAGAAATCGCATACGTACAAAGTTTCTCAAAAATAAAGGTAATCCAACAGCAAAACAATACCTTTGCAGCCTTAATTTTTTGTAATGAAGCTACATAGAAACTTGGTTTTCGCCGTAATCGATGCCTTGAACTTGATTTTTAACGAAGGAGAATATGCCGATAAGGTAGTACAGAAAGTACTAAAGTTCGATAAACGCTGGGGTTCTCGCGACCGTGGTTTTATTGCCGAAACTACTTATGAAATGGTACGTTACAAGCGTCTGTATTCTGAAATTGCCGAAGTAAAGGCACCTTTCAGCAGACCGGACCTTTTTAGAATGTGGGCGGTATGGGCTGTTTTAAAAGGAATAAAACTTCCGGATTGGAAACAGATAGAACCTACCCCGGAACGCCGTATTAAAGGACGATTTGATGAACTTTCCAATATTAGAAAATTCCGCGAATCACTTCCGGATTGGATAGATGAGATTTGTTTGGAGGCTTTGGGCGAAAAACTGTGGAACGAAGAAAGTGCTGCACTTAACGAGCAAGCAGAAGTAATTCTACGAACCAACACCTTAAATACAAACAAAGAAGCCCTTCGTAAAGCTTTACTTGATGAGGGTATAGTTGTTGAACCGATCAAAGGGTACGCCAGTGCACTTAGGTTACCAGAACGTGCCAATGTTTTTGTTACCGAATCATTTAAGAAGGGTTATTTTGAAGTTCAAGATGCCTCGTCTCAGCTTGTAGCGGAATATCTGGATGTAAAACCAGGACAACGTGTAGTAGATACCTGTGCCGGAGCCGGCGGAAAATCACTTCACTTGGCTGCGCTTATGGAAAATAAAGGTCAGCTTAT
This genomic interval from Zobellia roscoffensis contains the following:
- a CDS encoding RsmB/NOP family class I SAM-dependent RNA methyltransferase, whose protein sequence is MKLHRNLVFAVIDALNLIFNEGEYADKVVQKVLKFDKRWGSRDRGFIAETTYEMVRYKRLYSEIAEVKAPFSRPDLFRMWAVWAVLKGIKLPDWKQIEPTPERRIKGRFDELSNIRKFRESLPDWIDEICLEALGEKLWNEESAALNEQAEVILRTNTLNTNKEALRKALLDEGIVVEPIKGYASALRLPERANVFVTESFKKGYFEVQDASSQLVAEYLDVKPGQRVVDTCAGAGGKSLHLAALMENKGQLISMDIYGSKLKELKRRARRNNAHNIETREIDSTKVFKKLYGSADRVLIDAPCTGIGVLRRNPDSKWKMQPEFLEKITKTQHDIIRSYSKIVKPGGKMVYATCSILPQENNDQVTSFLASEEGKDFSLVKEKKIFASKSGFDGFYMALLEKKS
- a CDS encoding WD40/YVTN/BNR-like repeat-containing protein encodes the protein MRFLFPLLTAILFISCAEKQKNQPFTSVEIETIYEDSVSIRAIEIMGNSLGYAGSNGIFGNVDLATGKVRESIQKYDSITPEFRAIAHTSTDFFMISIANPALLYKTGENGQMELVYTEEDDSVFYDAMTFWNDSEGIVVGDAMNGCLSILITRDGGNTWSKLPCEQLPRSVRGEGAFAASNTNIKVLGDKTWIGTTKSRVYFSGDKGKTWEIQNTPVSCDVETQGIFSIDFYDENIGFVIGGDFTKPEINTANKAITTDGGKTWQLVADGQNPQYKSCVQFVPGSDGKGLVAIGFTGVSYSNDRGTTWKQLSDESFYTIRFQDENVAYAAGKNRMAKLTFK